Proteins encoded by one window of Candidatus Paceibacterota bacterium:
- a CDS encoding MerR family transcriptional regulator, whose translation MGTVRVKNAIARGFYPSPVVRDITGASFRNLQWWAKNKIVSPPIENHLRLYNDVEVVEVMFMKELRRRRVALSNVTKVLRCSRRQHLDVRLKQAMKDGRSLYLVTDGEKSSFLADRAEALEILIEQKKKMFVICVSDYAEKLRSLRIKERWG comes from the coding sequence ATGGGAACTGTTAGAGTAAAAAATGCGATAGCTCGGGGTTTTTACCCTTCGCCTGTGGTTCGTGATATTACTGGTGCAAGTTTCCGCAACTTGCAGTGGTGGGCCAAAAACAAAATCGTTTCGCCTCCGATTGAGAACCATCTTCGGCTTTACAACGATGTCGAAGTCGTCGAGGTCATGTTCATGAAAGAGCTTCGACGTCGACGCGTCGCGTTGTCAAACGTGACTAAGGTCTTGCGATGTTCTCGCCGGCAGCACCTCGATGTTCGTCTCAAACAGGCCATGAAAGATGGCAGAAGTCTGTACCTCGTCACTGACGGGGAAAAGAGTTCGTTTCTTGCCGATAGGGCTGAGGCGCTGGAAATTTTGATCGAACAGAAGAAAAAGATGTTCGTTATCTGCGTGAGTGACTACGCAGAGAAGCTCAGGTCACTCAGGATCAAAGAACGTTGGGGATGA
- a CDS encoding D-alanine--D-alanine ligase, which yields MRYNGSMGLFSDKIRVGVLRGGPSGEYDVSLNTGMAVLESLSADIYQPIDIFISKNGDWHEEGFSKQPEKILKKIDVAWNALHGNYGEDGTVQKLLDSFGVPYTGSNSSASAVSYDKVASKKEYKRAGIKTPVGTHINLKDLTRDAIREVYKTLPPPYVVKPASSGSSLGVRIASSLPELEEAVVAAFEYSPAVIIEEYIKGREATCGVVDEFRGSHHHALLPIEIKPKSHFFNYESKYADGGAEEICPGNFSKEEKDMIEGMAIMAHSVLGLRHYSRSDFIVHPKRGVYILETNTLPGLTKNSLIPKALRAAGSSLSEFLHHVISLALDRK from the coding sequence ATGAGATATAATGGAAGCATGGGTTTATTTTCTGACAAAATACGGGTGGGGGTATTGCGGGGCGGGCCTTCGGGTGAGTATGATGTGTCGCTGAATACTGGTATGGCAGTTCTTGAAAGCCTTTCAGCCGATATTTATCAGCCGATTGATATTTTTATTTCTAAAAATGGCGATTGGCATGAGGAGGGTTTCTCTAAACAGCCAGAAAAGATTTTGAAGAAAATTGATGTGGCTTGGAATGCCTTACATGGTAATTATGGTGAGGATGGCACTGTCCAAAAACTTCTCGACTCCTTCGGTGTACCTTACACTGGGTCAAACTCCTCTGCCTCGGCTGTGAGTTACGATAAAGTAGCTTCAAAGAAAGAATATAAAAGAGCGGGCATAAAAACTCCTGTAGGTACTCATATAAATTTGAAGGATCTGACTCGCGATGCTATTCGCGAAGTTTATAAAACCTTGCCGCCTCCATATGTTGTCAAGCCTGCGTCTTCCGGCTCATCTTTGGGAGTGAGGATAGCGAGCTCCCTGCCTGAACTGGAAGAGGCGGTGGTCGCCGCTTTCGAATACTCACCTGCTGTTATCATCGAGGAATATATAAAGGGTAGGGAAGCGACTTGTGGGGTGGTGGATGAGTTTCGAGGTTCGCACCATCACGCTCTTTTGCCTATCGAAATAAAACCAAAAAGTCACTTTTTTAATTACGAATCGAAATATGCCGATGGAGGGGCGGAGGAAATTTGTCCTGGTAATTTTTCCAAGGAGGAAAAGGATATGATCGAGGGGATGGCTATCATGGCTCATAGTGTCCTGGGTCTTCGCCATTATTCCCGCTCTGATTTTATAGTTCATCCTAAACGAGGAGTTTATATTTTGGAAACTAATACTCTCCCCGGTCTCACCAAAAATTCTCTCATCCCCAAAGCTCTCCGTGCTGCTGGCTCTAGCCTTTCCGAATTTCTGCATCATGTTATTTCGTTGGCGTTGGATAGAAAGTAG
- a CDS encoding FecR family protein translates to MKKFLSPKILILTTVILLGGVLLYWKQNSNKAIGNLNVYEGKTTITRAEKLVEGRTGIEVKRMDGVKINTDARASIVLKNGGLLRLESGSEVEILGEDNFKLKSGRMWSRVEPLSENESYSVETPTAVATVRGTIFNVDYLFNISQLYVDSGLVNMALLMGTPEEKKGKETLSGELFVLRDNNLKNDFAKGPVPAPKEFYDDWIQWNVDEDAKAGFTEWAHPAEEEIVEAVPINIVNPPKQVEKKITSIFLYGNKSKIKQGEETRLLVRASYPDGSVQEVPFANLTWIKSEKWGNITSPGYFGSNTVGTTTISAQIGNLVSNRVTVVIEANPVVPPPNPNTYYEP, encoded by the coding sequence ATGAAGAAATTTCTCTCTCCTAAAATTTTGATTCTCACTACTGTTATCCTGCTTGGAGGAGTACTTTTATATTGGAAGCAAAATTCGAACAAGGCAATCGGAAATTTGAATGTATACGAAGGTAAAACTACGATCACTCGGGCTGAAAAATTGGTAGAAGGTAGAACGGGTATAGAGGTAAAAAGGATGGATGGGGTCAAAATAAACACTGACGCAAGAGCTTCTATCGTATTGAAAAATGGTGGCCTCTTGCGCCTCGAATCAGGTTCGGAAGTGGAAATATTGGGAGAAGACAATTTCAAATTGAAGAGTGGTCGAATGTGGTCGAGAGTAGAACCATTATCAGAAAATGAGTCTTACAGTGTCGAAACTCCGACTGCGGTCGCCACCGTGCGAGGCACTATTTTTAATGTTGATTATTTATTTAATATAAGCCAGCTCTATGTGGATAGCGGTTTGGTAAATATGGCTCTGCTCATGGGTACTCCTGAAGAAAAGAAAGGTAAAGAAACTTTGTCGGGAGAACTTTTCGTATTAAGAGACAATAATTTAAAAAATGATTTTGCAAAGGGGCCAGTACCTGCACCGAAAGAATTCTATGATGATTGGATACAGTGGAATGTGGATGAAGATGCTAAAGCAGGCTTTACAGAATGGGCCCATCCTGCTGAAGAAGAAATCGTAGAAGCCGTTCCTATAAACATAGTAAATCCTCCCAAACAAGTAGAGAAAAAAATCACTTCCATATTCCTTTATGGAAATAAATCTAAAATAAAACAAGGCGAGGAGACTAGACTTCTGGTAAGAGCTAGTTATCCTGATGGCTCTGTGCAAGAAGTGCCATTTGCAAATTTGACTTGGATAAAAAGTGAAAAGTGGGGAAACATAACTTCCCCCGGCTATTTCGGGAGCAATACAGTGGGTACGACTACCATATCGGCCCAAATAGGTAACTTAGTTTCAAACAGAGTCACTGTCGTAATCGAAGCGAATCCTGTTGTTCCTCCTCCAAACCCAAATACATATTATGAACCGTAA
- a CDS encoding adenylate/guanylate cyclase domain-containing protein, whose protein sequence is MNRNKFYFSFGFLTIVVLTLINYSGVFQNFEYRALDIFRSAHSAHPDIVIAAIDNKSIEEIGRWPWNRKVHADFLNVLDSYGPQVLAFDINFSEKQDDLNDSAFAFAIENASFPTVLTTQAIFTKNSETPQSFLKPVIFSKNTGHVNVPESDDGITRKFPESLGTKEETFLPFSFKLAEIVGANLPKEQNLLIDFSGKAGSFQTISYSDVLNRKIKSEDLKDKIILVGATASDLRDYVYVPVAGEIISGVEWHANVLDNILLSRAVAYAPTKYYVLLGLIIWLIILLLPLSIKTSNVSKIFTVLVIGLPIASLILWQTESVALPFFINLVGLILIFLIRSGYKWYQVEMEKRKLHRTIQNRFSPQVVEAIMHDPELLKLGGVRKEVTVLFSDIRNFTTISESVAPETLSKLLHEYFTEMTEEVLATDGVLDKFIGDAVMAFWGAPIEQSDQVDRAVKTGLGMLRRLTALQNKWKKQDMPFIDIGIGIHTGIATVGNMGSEKRFDYTVIGDTVNIASRLEGLNKEYQTHFIISEATLHKISPSLNIQSKPLGEALVKGKTQGVNIFEVSE, encoded by the coding sequence ATGAACCGTAACAAGTTTTACTTTTCTTTTGGATTCCTCACAATAGTGGTTCTTACTCTCATAAATTATTCTGGGGTATTTCAAAATTTTGAATATAGAGCTCTCGACATTTTCCGTTCAGCTCACTCAGCTCATCCCGATATCGTGATCGCCGCGATTGATAATAAGAGCATAGAAGAAATAGGTCGTTGGCCATGGAATCGAAAAGTGCACGCCGATTTTCTAAATGTTTTAGATTCCTATGGACCTCAAGTATTAGCTTTTGATATAAATTTTTCTGAAAAGCAAGATGACCTAAACGATAGTGCGTTCGCTTTTGCTATAGAAAATGCTTCTTTCCCAACAGTACTTACTACCCAAGCTATATTTACAAAAAATTCTGAAACTCCCCAATCATTTTTAAAACCAGTCATATTTTCGAAAAACACTGGCCACGTGAATGTTCCTGAGAGCGATGATGGTATTACCAGAAAATTTCCTGAATCTCTTGGGACAAAAGAAGAAACATTTCTACCATTTAGTTTCAAATTGGCAGAAATAGTGGGAGCAAATTTACCAAAAGAACAAAACCTCCTTATAGATTTCAGTGGCAAGGCTGGATCTTTCCAAACAATTTCATACAGCGATGTTTTAAATCGTAAAATAAAAAGTGAAGATTTGAAAGATAAAATAATTTTGGTGGGGGCGACCGCAAGCGACCTGCGCGATTACGTTTATGTCCCAGTAGCAGGTGAAATTATCTCCGGAGTCGAGTGGCATGCAAATGTTTTGGACAATATTCTCTTAAGTAGAGCTGTTGCTTATGCGCCAACTAAATACTATGTTCTGCTCGGCCTAATAATTTGGCTGATCATTTTGCTTTTACCCCTTTCAATAAAAACAAGTAATGTTTCAAAAATATTTACTGTACTAGTTATCGGGCTACCAATAGCAAGCCTAATACTGTGGCAAACCGAAAGTGTCGCCCTCCCCTTCTTCATCAATCTTGTCGGACTGATCCTAATATTCTTGATACGTTCTGGTTATAAATGGTACCAGGTTGAGATGGAAAAAAGGAAACTGCATAGGACTATCCAAAATAGATTTTCGCCTCAAGTGGTAGAAGCGATCATGCATGATCCGGAACTGCTGAAGCTCGGCGGAGTACGTAAAGAAGTAACGGTGCTCTTTTCCGATATCCGCAATTTCACCACCATTAGCGAATCAGTTGCTCCGGAAACTCTTTCCAAATTACTGCACGAATATTTCACTGAAATGACGGAGGAGGTGCTCGCGACCGACGGCGTACTCGATAAATTCATAGGCGACGCTGTCATGGCTTTCTGGGGCGCGCCGATAGAGCAAAGTGACCAAGTTGATAGAGCGGTCAAAACAGGGCTTGGTATGCTGCGACGTCTTACCGCTCTACAAAATAAATGGAAAAAACAAGATATGCCTTTTATAGATATCGGCATCGGCATCCACACCGGCATTGCTACCGTCGGTAACATGGGTTCAGAAAAACGTTTCGATTACACTGTGATCGGTGACACAGTCAACATAGCCTCTCGCCTTGAAGGTTTGAATAAGGAATACCAGACCCACTTCATTATATCCGAAGCCACTCTCCACAAAATTTCTCCTTCCCTGAACATCCAATCAAAACCCCTCGGCGAAGCCCTCGTCAAAGGCAAAACCCAAGGTGTAAATATTTTTGAAGTTAGCGAATAA
- a CDS encoding cysteine synthase family protein, with product MFKDVLSLIGNTPLIQVGFSGPAKFLAKLEYLNPGGSIKDRSALYMIEQAEKEGLLKPGGTIIEASSGNQAIALAMIGAIKKYKVVITLSGEKVSQEKIKAIKAYGAEIVECPLTDSIDDPDSYHNRAKTILTETPNAFMPDQYFNLKNPETYYHSLAPEIWKQTEGKVTHFIAAVGTGGHISGVGKFLKEKDSNIKVIAVDTATSFHQTKGNPKPYKLEGIGIDFNAPCVDEKVIDEFFPVTDEQAIKMLKTMAREHGLLIGGSAGAVAYAGSEYAKQLSEGDLVVMVFADSGRAYLSKNYY from the coding sequence ATGTTTAAAGATGTTTTGAGCTTAATAGGTAATACCCCTTTAATCCAAGTCGGTTTTTCTGGACCCGCTAAATTTTTGGCTAAATTAGAATATTTAAACCCAGGTGGAAGTATCAAAGATCGTTCTGCTCTTTACATGATTGAGCAGGCGGAAAAAGAAGGTTTATTAAAACCTGGCGGCACGATCATTGAGGCGTCTTCTGGTAATCAAGCCATAGCTCTAGCAATGATTGGTGCTATCAAAAAATACAAAGTCGTCATTACTTTATCAGGAGAGAAAGTAAGTCAGGAAAAAATCAAAGCTATCAAGGCGTATGGAGCAGAAATCGTAGAATGTCCGTTAACTGATTCTATTGATGATCCTGATAGTTATCACAATCGAGCGAAAACTATCTTAACTGAAACTCCGAACGCTTTTATGCCGGATCAATATTTTAATTTGAAAAATCCTGAAACGTATTATCATTCATTAGCTCCTGAAATTTGGAAGCAGACTGAGGGAAAGGTTACACATTTTATTGCGGCTGTAGGTACCGGTGGTCATATTAGCGGAGTAGGAAAATTCCTTAAAGAAAAAGATTCTAATATTAAAGTTATAGCAGTCGATACAGCCACATCTTTTCATCAGACTAAAGGTAATCCTAAACCATATAAACTTGAGGGTATCGGTATAGATTTTAACGCTCCTTGTGTAGATGAAAAAGTAATCGATGAATTTTTCCCAGTAACTGATGAACAGGCAATAAAAATGCTTAAAACTATGGCTCGCGAACACGGATTATTAATCGGTGGTAGTGCAGGAGCTGTCGCTTACGCTGGAAGTGAATATGCAAAACAATTAAGCGAGGGTGATTTGGTGGTTATGGTTTTTGCTGATTCTGGAAGAGCCTATTTATCAAAGAATTATTACTAA
- a CDS encoding NYN domain-containing protein, translating into MLVDKKENNLAFIDGQNLHLGTIQNGWKINFNKFRIYLKDKYKTKEAYYFLGYVSEEQQDLYNNLQKAGFIVLFKEHNSALIAKKKGNVDTDIVFEIMKNLIDNKDFYKIILISSDGDYKKVVDYMIKKDVFKKILFPNKEFASSLYKSLGSEFFDYLENPDIKAKIRL; encoded by the coding sequence ATGTTGGTGGATAAGAAAGAAAATAATCTTGCTTTTATAGATGGACAAAATCTTCATCTCGGTACCATACAAAATGGTTGGAAGATTAATTTCAACAAATTTCGCATTTATTTGAAAGATAAATATAAAACTAAAGAAGCATATTATTTTCTAGGGTATGTATCTGAAGAACAACAAGATTTATACAACAATCTACAAAAAGCGGGATTCATTGTTTTATTTAAAGAACATAATTCGGCATTAATTGCCAAAAAGAAAGGAAACGTAGATACCGACATAGTTTTTGAAATAATGAAAAACCTTATTGATAATAAAGATTTTTACAAAATTATTCTGATTTCAAGTGATGGTGATTATAAAAAAGTCGTTGACTACATGATCAAAAAAGATGTTTTTAAGAAAATACTCTTTCCAAACAAAGAGTTCGCATCATCTTTATATAAAAGTTTGGGTTCAGAATTCTTCGATTATTTAGAAAATCCTGATATCAAAGCAAAAATAAGACTCTAG
- a CDS encoding histidine phosphatase family protein, whose translation MSIKITYFVHGTTTDNERHVSSGWKDVELSDIGIKQSIDLKEQTKDKKFDVVFCSDLKRAVKSAELSWSGMYPIIPDARLRECNYGKLNGALSEIVEPMQEEECLEKPFPEGESYEDVKARITDFLEFLKNNYDGKSVAIVGHKAPQISLEVLLNGKTWKQALAEDWRKTKSWKPGWEYEVV comes from the coding sequence CGATAACGAACGACATGTTTCCTCTGGCTGGAAAGATGTTGAACTTTCTGATATCGGGATAAAACAGTCGATTGATTTAAAAGAGCAAACGAAAGATAAAAAATTTGATGTTGTATTCTGCTCTGATTTAAAGCGTGCTGTAAAGTCAGCTGAGCTATCTTGGAGTGGAATGTATCCGATTATTCCTGACGCAAGGCTCAGAGAATGTAATTATGGAAAGCTGAATGGCGCTCTTTCAGAAATTGTGGAGCCGATGCAGGAGGAAGAATGTCTTGAAAAACCTTTTCCTGAAGGAGAGAGTTATGAAGATGTGAAGGCTCGTATTACTGACTTTCTTGAATTCCTCAAAAATAATTATGATGGGAAAAGTGTTGCTATCGTAGGCCACAAAGCCCCACAAATTTCTCTAGAAGTTTTACTTAATGGTAAAACTTGGAAACAAGCTCTCGCCGAAGATTGGCGTAAAACCAAATCCTGGAAACCAGGTTGGGAATATGAAGTAGTGTAA